GGCGTGCGGGGGTCGCAGCCATGGGGTGCTCCTCTCGGTGCCTCTGTCGAGGCGTCGACGGTCCTGCTTCCTATGCAGCCAGGTCGGCCGTCGTCCGGCGCGGCTGCGGCGGCCGGTCAGCCGGCCTCGGCGATCCTCGTCGTCTGTCGTGCGGCGGCGACGACGTCCGCGAGCAGGCTGCGGACGTCGAGGGGCGTGCGACCGAGGGGCGAACCCGGCAGCGCGGCGGCGGCCGCGAGAGCGTCCAGGTAGCGCGTGGTGTCGCGGGTCGACTCACCGGTCCCCCGGTCCGGGTCCCAGGCGGAACGGGCCTCGTGCTCGTGCTCGACGAACACCGCGGTGAGCTCGGTGACCCACGCCGCGTCGACACCGCACCCCGCGACGGCCTGCTTGACCGCGACCCGGGTGCGGGACAGTGCGGGCCGCCCGGGGCGGGCACGGTCCGCCAGGACGTCGCGCACGAGGAGGTGGGCGATCTTCTGCCCGTACTCGTGCGTGGCGACCGTCTCGAGGTGCTCGTCCTCGTAGGACGCCCACAGGCCGGAGAGCGTGGTGACGCGCGGGTCCGACGGGGAGGTGCCGATCACGAGGACCGAACGCAGGGCGAGCTCCTCGTCCTCCTCGATCCAGGCGAGCATGCGGGCCCGGACGTCCGGGTCGAGAGGACGTTCGAGCGTCGGCAGGTCGAACGCGTCGCGGATCGCCGCGGCGTCGATGTGCATGCGCAGCACGCCGCGCTGGCGGGTGGCAGCGCTCTCGTGCGCGGCGTAGAGACGGTCGAGGTCCTCGTCGCGCCCCGCGTCGAGGACCTGGACCGCCAGGTCGGGCACCACGGGCAGCTCGTGCACGAGCCCCGCGAGGCGTCCCTCGCTGTCGATCGTGCCCTCCAGGAGGTCGGTCGAGACGATCTGTCCGACCTTGCGGGCCGAGCGCACGCTGCGCAGCAGGGTGCGGTGCATGAGCGTGTAGTCACCGAGTGCCTGGCGGATCGAGCCGGCTGCGCTCGCACCGCCCGCGAAGACCTCGAGGTCGAAGAACTTGGTGCCGTTGCGCCCTCGGGAGTCCCCCTCGGTCCCGTCGCCGCTCGGCAGGTCGAGGATCTTGCGGGTGTAGAAGTCCACGGCCGCGTCGACCATGTCGTCGTGCAGGAAGCGGGCGATGCCGTGGCGATGGCAGTAGCGCGTGGTCTCGGAGCGCACGATGCCCGTGCGGAACACCGCTTCGAAGACGATCATCCGGGCCTCACGCTCGGTGAGGTCCCCCGCGCGCACCCGTCGGGCGACGTCGGTCGTGGTGCGATCGAGCTCGTCGCTCGCGCGGTCGTGGACGGTCGTTCGGACGGCGGCGGCGACATCGACGTCGACGTCGGCGGTGACGGTGATGGTCTGCATGGCACGTGTGTGTGCGGCGTGCTCGCGAAATTCGGGCCTCCGAGCCCTTTCGGCACTGTGACGTCCGTCACACTCGTTCCGAGGGCGCGCCTCCCGGCGACGCAGGCTGGCCCGTGCTCGTCCGGCATAGGCAGCCCGAGACCGTCAGGCGAGGAGAGGACGAACGTGGAGCACAGGCGCCGAGCGCTCGACGTCGGGCCCGGGGAACATCTCCTGCTGCCCGCGTCGGTGCTCGACACGGCGGGGCGGCTGCACCTGTGGCGCGCCTTCACGGGCCTGTACGACGGCGAGCTCCTGCTCTCCCCGCTCACGGCCAGCCCGCTGCCCATGCCGTGGACCGTGCCCGCCGGGCACCGCCGCTGGCCCGGCCTGCGACCGGCCGCGATGTGGCACCCCCTCCTGTGGCTGCCCGCACGCCTGCGGTCGCCGATCACGCTCCGCGACCCGATGACGGGCGAGACCTGGGGCGAGACCTACGACGAGTGGGCCACCCGCGTCGCGCTCGAGATGACCGAGTCCGGCCCGGTGTCCATCGACGGCGAGCAGTGGGTGCTCCTGCACGACCCGCACCACGGGCGCCACGTCAGGGCCTTCGGCCCCGGGGACGAGGACCTGGTGCCGCTGTACGACCCGATCACCGGCACCTGGCTCGACGTGCTGGCGACCGTCGGGCTCGACGTCGACGACCCTGCTCACCTCGCCCGGGTCGAACGTTGGCTCGCGGGCGACGACGACGAGGTGCTCGACGCCGTGGACCTCGACGCGTTCCTGCAGGCCGCGGGGCGCGACCCGGCCTGGGCCCTCGACCGGACCCAGCGCCCCCTCGCCGAGGGCACGGGCCACCGCACCTACGTCGAGGACCTGCGCGACGCGTCGTCGACCCTCGTCGCACGCGAGCTCGACGACCGCGTGACCGATCTCGCCTCCGCGCGGTTGCCGGCCCGCGAGCTGGGGCAGCACGTCGGCGCCCTGGCCAGGGCGGCGTCGACGCTCCTGTCAGCGGGCCCCGACGTCGTCGACGACCTCGGCCTGAGCCTCGGGCTCGTCACCGCGCGGGCCGAACGCGCGACCACGGTCGAGGCCGTCTCCGCCGCCGTCGCCGACCTGCGCGTGCTGCTCGGGACGGTCGCCGACGCCGCGGCCCTGGGACTCGACCGCATCGAGCTGCGCGTCGAGATCGAGACCGCCGAGGTGCTCGGTCAGGTCGCCGAGCTGACCCGGACGGCCACCGCGCCCGACGACGTCACGCACCACGACGAGGAGGGTCACCCCTCACGCGGCGCGTGCTTCTCGAGGAACGCGTAGACCTCCGAGGCGTCCACGCCGGGGAACGCCCCGGACGGCAGCGCCGACAGGACGTACTGGTGCATGCGCGCGCTCGGCCAGGCGACCTCCTCCCAGTTGCGTGCGAGCTGGGCCGCGGGCCGGCGGCAGCAGGCCTCGTCGGGGCAGGTCGAGGCACGACGCGCTGTCGTCTCGCGCCCCCGGAACCACTTGGCCGACGCGAACGGCACCCCGACCGTGATCGAGAACTCGCCGGTCGTCGTCGTGCCCGTCTGGGTGCTGCACCAGAAGGTGCCCGCCGGGGTGTCGGTGTACTGGTAGGACTCCGTGGCGCGGTCGCGGCGCGTGAACGCCTCGCGCGCGGCCCACCGGCGGCACACGAGCTGGCCCTCGATCGCGCCCGTGACGTCGGCCGGGAACGGCAGGCCGTCGTTCGCGTATCCCCGGTACAGGGCACCGTCGTCACCGACGCGCATGAAGTGCACCGGGATGCCCAGGCGGGACGTCGCGAGGTTCGTGAAGCGTTGCGACGCGGCCTCGTGCGAGACGCCGAACGCGTCGCGGAAGTCCTCGACCGCGAGGTCCTTCTCCTTCTTGCGCTGCTCCAGGAACTCGACGGCCGCCGACTGCGGCATGAGGCAGCACGCCGCGAAGTAGGTGATCTCGACGCGCTGGCGCAGGAAGTTCGCGTAGGACGTCGGGCGCTGGTGCCCCAGCACGCGGTGGGCGATCGCCTGGAGGCCGAGCGAGCGCAGCCCGTGACTGCCGGGGATCGAGGCCGGCGGGAGATAGATGCGGCCGTTGCGCAGGTCCGTGACCGTGCGGGTCGAGTGCGGCAGGTCGTCGACGTGCAGCAGCGTGAAGCCGAGCTGCTCGGCCATGCGAGCGACCGTCCGGTGCGTCAGGGCGCCCGACCGGTAGCCCGCACGGCGTGTCATCTCCTCGGCCAGGTCCTCGAGCTCGGGGATGTAGTTGTTGCGGGACTGCCGTTCGAGACGCAGCTCGGTGTTGGCGCGGCGCGCCTCCTCGGGCGTCGCGATGGCCTCGGACGCGCGGCGTGCGAGCTCGCCGTGCAGGCCGACGAGGTTCTCCAGGACGGGCATCGGGAGCTTCTGCGACGCCTTGACCGACGGGAGGCCGAGCGTCGCGAACAGCGGGCCTCGCTGCGCACGGTCCAGCTCGATCTCGAGCGCGGCCCGGCGCGACGGCGGCTCGTCCGCGAGCAGGTCCCCCACCGCGACGTCGAGAGCGCCCGCGAGCGCCTGGAGCAGCGAGAGCCGCGGTTCGCGCTTCCCGTTCTCGATGAGCGACAGGAGGCTCGCGGTGGTCCCCACCCGCGCACCGAGGGCGTCGAGCGTGAGCCCCCGGCCGGTCCGGAAGTACCGGATCCGGCGTCCGAGCGTGATGAGGTCGGTGCCCGCCGGAGCGGCGATCTCAGGGGTCGTGGGGATCTTGCGGTCT
This region of Oerskovia jenensis genomic DNA includes:
- a CDS encoding XRE family transcriptional regulator is translated as MAVDEDRKIPTTPEIAAPAGTDLITLGRRIRYFRTGRGLTLDALGARVGTTASLLSLIENGKREPRLSLLQALAGALDVAVGDLLADEPPSRRAALEIELDRAQRGPLFATLGLPSVKASQKLPMPVLENLVGLHGELARRASEAIATPEEARRANTELRLERQSRNNYIPELEDLAEEMTRRAGYRSGALTHRTVARMAEQLGFTLLHVDDLPHSTRTVTDLRNGRIYLPPASIPGSHGLRSLGLQAIAHRVLGHQRPTSYANFLRQRVEITYFAACCLMPQSAAVEFLEQRKKEKDLAVEDFRDAFGVSHEAASQRFTNLATSRLGIPVHFMRVGDDGALYRGYANDGLPFPADVTGAIEGQLVCRRWAAREAFTRRDRATESYQYTDTPAGTFWCSTQTGTTTTGEFSITVGVPFASAKWFRGRETTARRASTCPDEACCRRPAAQLARNWEEVAWPSARMHQYVLSALPSGAFPGVDASEVYAFLEKHAPREG